The Ignicoccus hospitalis KIN4/I genome includes the window CCTTCTCCGCCCCCGGACGGCGGAGCTCCCTCGCCCTAGGAGGGGAGTACTCGCTCGGGGGCGCCCTTACTTCTATCCTCTTAGCCCTCTCGGTGACGTCGTGAGGCTTGTAGTTCTTCATGTAAATTACCGTGTCAGAACGCGCCACCACGGGTGCGGAGCCTCCGGAGACCAGCACCAAGCTCAAGCCGAACTCCTTCAAGCTCTCCAACTTCTCCGACAACGTTTCGACAGTCTTTATATCGTATATTTCGTTCAACCTCTCGTCGAAGTGTAAGAAGTTAGTGGCGGTGTAGTCCTCGTCTATTATCAAGGCCCTCGAGCCCGCCTCTACCGCCTCTTGAAACGAGGCCGCCGCGCTGGTGGCCCCGGAGGCGTCGTCCGTGGAGAACCTTTCCGAGCCCTCCAGCTTTATGAAAGTGGAGACGTCCACTCCCGCCACCCGCCTCCCGTCTTCTGACCTAACGTAGAACATGTTCTTGTCGCTCAGTACGAACTCCCTGCCGTCCCCCGGTATGTGGTCCCAAACCCCCTTTGCCAACGCCTCTATTAAGGTGGTCTTGCCGTGGAAGGCCGGGCCGGTGACGGAGGTTATCCCCTTCCGGACCCCCATGCCGCTTATAGGCCCCTCGTTGGTCTCTATCTCCACCCTCAGGCTGGGAGGGCTCTCGAAGGGCACCGCCCCCTCCAAGGGCTCCTCGCAGTCCCCGCACCTCCGCGGCAAGACGCTGCCGTCCGCCACGAAGGCTATCAACCCTTTTTCGGCCATCTTCTTCCTTATCTCTTGTTGTACCTTCCAGACCTTGTTCCACCGCTCCAAGTCCTCGTCCCTTGAAAGCGCCTCCTCAACGGCTTTGGGGAGCTTCCTCAAGAGCAGCTCCGAGGCGCGGTCGGCCAAGACCCTCCTTCCCCTGGAGGGCAAGCCGACCCAAATTCTGAAGGCTATCTTATTGCCGAAGCATTTAACTGAACTCCTCCTTAGGATAGCGTTCGAAGGCTTGGGAACTGCCAAGAGGCCGCTCTTCCCCTCCCCCATTTTGGAGCTGTACGCCCTCAAGGAGGCGTATAATTTCCTTAGGAAGTAGTCCTCCGCGGGCAAGGGGAGGTCGCACCGGGCCGGGGCCTCGGCCCTAACCACGCTGGGGGGCGCGAAGGGGTCCCCTTGCACCCTCGCGACCTCGAAGGCGAGGCGCCCTACGGAGAACCGAACCCCCTTGAGCTCCTTGTAAGCCTTGTATCCCCTTCCGTCTATCTTCGCCAAGATTTTCTCTACGTCCACGGCCGAGCCCAGCCGTGCTCGCAAGGTTATTAATTTCGGTGGGCCCCGGCTGGGGGGAACGACTTGAACGACGACCTATACCTCCTCGCCCTCATGACCGCCGCCACGTTGGCCGGGGTGCTCACGGCGCTGGCCGCCACTTTCATTTTGAACAAGAAGAAAGAGGAGGAAAAGAAGTACGTAACTGTGGTCAAGTGTCCCAACTGCGGTTACGAGGAGAAGAGGGAGTGGAGGGAGGGGGACTTCGTAGGCATGGTTGAGGGGCCTTGCCCTAAGTGCGGAGGGATGAGGGTGGTGTGGAACATTTACTTGGAGGACCGCGAAGAGGAGCGCCCTAAAGGGGAACCCTGAAGTCCTCCTTGACCACGTTGAAAGCTATGTGGGTGACGCTCTTCTTGATCTCCTTCCTCTCTAGCAAATCCTTAACGAAGAAGTCTAAAGCCTTCACGTCCTTAAACTTAGCAATCAACAGTACATCGTAATCTCCGGTTATGTCATATATAGCAATTACGTTTTTTATGTTTTTCAGCTCCTCCTCCAATTCCTTCAATTTTGAGCCTTCGACGCTCAACATTATTATTGCGGTCACTTGGTACCCTAGGACGGAGAAGTCCATCAGCGGCACGAACCCCTTTATTATCCCTTTTGAGAGCATCTTCTTCAAGCGGTTGTGGACCGTCGCGGGGGACACGTTGAGCTCTCTCGCTATCTCCCTAACCCCCTTGCGGGCGTTCTCCATCAGTAAGGAGAGGATCTTATAGTCCAGCTCGTCCAAATCCTTATGGCCCCTCATAATCCCCTTCAGCTCCGGTCCTCGGGAGAGCCTCGTGAGACTGAAGAATTATATGGAGGCGTTCACTATAGCGTCCTTCGCGGAGCTGCCGTGGACCGGCTCCACGCTCGACGCTGAGGCCTTGCTGGAAGCGGCCCAAGACCCGATGGCCGTGCTGAACTTCGGAAGGTGCTACATAAAGTCCTACCTGGCGAGGAGGATTCAAGAGTGCGGGCTGGTAAAGAGGGGCACCTTCATACTCTCCTCCGGGAAGCGAAGCGACGTTTACGTAGACATGAGGAAGCTTTGGAGCTTTCCCAAGCTCGCTAGGTTAGCAGCACTGCTCATGTCCGCCCTAATAAGGTCTAAGGTGGAGTATGCGACGATAGTCGGAGTGGCCACCGGCGGGATACCCCTCGCGGCCCACTTGTCCGTAACCTTGGGTTGGCCCATGGGCTACGCGAGGCCGAAGAGGAAGGAACACGGTCAAATGAGGCTGGTAGAGGGCGTAGAGCCCGGCCAGAAGGTAGTTGTAGTGGACGACGTGACCACCACCGGCGGCAGCTTGGCGAAGACCATAGACGCCTTGAGGGACTTCGGGGCAGAGCCTGTCTTGGCGGCCGCCTTGTTGGACAGAGAGGAGGGCAGCGTAGAGGAGATAGAAAAGAGGGGCGTGGAGTTCATCAGGTTGTTGACTCTTAACCAAGTGTTGAGGGGGTTGAGGTGCGAGTGATCTGCCCTAAGAAGATGCTCAACGGCCCTTGCGGAGGCGTGAGGGGAGAGCTCTGCGAGGTCGACGACTTCAAGTGCCCCTTCGTCGAGGCGTTTAGGAACTTAAGGAGCTCCGAGTACCTAAAGCCCTTGTTGGACCCCGGGTTCAAGGTGGGCTGCGAAGTCGTAGAGGTGGAGCCCTCCCCGTACGTCAAGAAGCTCGAGGACTTCGCGGTCTCGGCGGAGGTCGAACCTTGGGGGCCGGAGGAGCTGGAGAGGGCCTCGAAGTGGAGGGTGGACGCGCTGAACGTCACCGACAACCCCCTGGGCTTGCCCCACTTGGACTCGGTCTGGGCATCGGCCGCGCTGGCCTCCAAGGGAAAGGAGGTCATAGCCCAGCTGACTTGTAGGGGGAGGACGAGGGAGGCGCTCGCTTCCTCCTTGCTCGCGCTTGATGCCTCTGGGGTCAACAACGTTTTAGCCTTGACGGGCGACTGGGCCCCCAACGCGGCCTTCGACCTAGACGCGGTGAGGCTCGTCTGCTTGGTACAAGCCTTGAGGAAAGGGGTCGACTGGGAGGGGAGAAAGACTAGGAGGGTAAGGCTTTCGGTGGGGGTGGCCTCCAACCCGTACTTCAGTTACGAAGAGAAGAGGCTCTTGAGGAAGGCCCACGCCGGGGCCCAGTTCGCCCAGACACAACCGGTGTTCAAGAAGGAACTGTTGTACAAGATAAAGAAATACCCCCTCCCCACCGTGCCCAGCCTCTTGCTCACCACCTCTAGGAAAGTGGTGAGGGCATTAATGGAGAGGGGAGTGGACGCGAAGGAGTTCTACGAGGAGCTGGTGAAGGCTAAGAGGGAAGGCAAGGCTGACGAGCTCGTGCTCAAGAAATCCCTAGAGATGTACGAGGAGGCCTACTCGTCGGAGCTCCCCGGGGTACACTTGATGGCCCCCGGCAGGCCGGACTTGCTCGAGCGCTTCCTAGAGCTTTTGAGGCTTTAGTCCGATGGGCCCTCGGGTAGGCGTTTTGGAGTGGCGCCCGAGACACTACATCAAGGTAACCGACTACGCCTCTAAGTCGGTTATTAAGGTGCTTCCCGCCGACAGCTTGCTCGACGCGGCCAACCTCATGATAAGGTTCAAAATAAGGCACTTGCCCGTTACCGACACAGAGGGCAGGGTGATAGGGCTAATAGGCATAAGGGACGTCGCGGACGCCTTGCTCAAGAAGGGGAGAGAGAGGCTGGAGGAGGAGAAGGTCGTCGACTGGATGAACGACCAGCCCGTGAAGGTGAGCGAGGACGTCTCGTTGCACAAGGCAGTGGAGTTGATGTTGGAGACCGGGGTAGGCTCCATAGTAATTACGGACGATATGGACGTAATAAAGGGGATATTGAGCGAGAAGGACGTGGTCAAGTTCCTCTCCGTGGTACCCTCCATAGAGGCAGTAGCGAACGTGGCCTCGCCGATAAGCACCTACGTTTTGGCTGGGTCGTCGGTGAGGGAAGTGTTAGAACTGATGATGGAGCTATGGTCCAAGCACTTAGTTATGAGTAGGGAGGGCAAGGTGGTTGGCGTGATATCCATGCTAGACTTAGTGAAGAAGGCGCTGGAAGACGGCCTTTCGGCCCCGGCGGACGACGCGGTCAAGAGGACGGAAGTCCTACCCCCTGAGGCGCCCATCTCGCTCGCCGCCGCCATAATGGTATCCAAGAACAAGGAGGCGCTCTTGGTCGGGAGGAAGGAGCCGGACTCGATAGTTACTGAAAAGAACATGGTGAGGGGCGCCTTAGAGGTGCTGTCCAAGCTATGATCGTGGCGCTGGGAAGGGGGCTGGAGGCCTACATAATCTTCAAGGGCGAGGTCCTCGCCTTCGAGCCGGAGGGCGGGGAGGGGCTGTTCACGGGCTCCCCTCCCCGCTTCCTCAAGCCCTCCGGGGCCGGCTCCCGCGGGCCCTTCTCGTGGAGGCCGCTGGAGTTCGAAGGCCTTAGGGGAAGGGTTACCGGCTACGAGGTGCTAGTAGGGGGGACTAGAGTAGTATACGCGGGGGGAGCGAAGGAGCCCTTTTCGGTCGAAGCCGACGTGATCTTGGCCCCCGCCGGAGGGGGTTGGTACATGGACGCCAAGGGCTTCTGTAAAACCTTGAGGATGTCGAAGTTTAAGGTAGCAGTGCCCATAGCTGTTTGGAACCCCGGCACAAACCTCCCCCTTGAAGGAATAGAAGAAGTTAGGAACGAGTGCAGGGGGTTCAATAGGGTAAGGGCAATGGGGTCTTGGAAAGTTCATTTTAAGGGGGGAAAAGCGACAGTTGCCCTAATAGAGCCCGGGAGACCACAACTTATAATCAAAAAGCTTTTAAAGAGCGGGAGACTATAGTCACACGGTGGCCGGTTTGAACGCCGCCGATCAGAGAGCTAGGCTCGCGAAGGAGCGCCGAGCGGTGCTGGAGTACCTAGCGCTGAAGGCGCTGGCGAACAAGAAGAACGTCCTCCAAGCGCTGTACGAGTACTTGGTCCTCAACACCTCCCCCAGCGAGGCCGCTAAGAAGTACGGGATAAACAAGACCCAACTAAAGAGCACCGCCTACCAGCTGATGAGCAAGGGGAGGCCCGCTCTGGTGGTCAAGCTCATGAAGCTCGCTTGGCCCTACATAATGGAGATAGAGCCCTTAGTTGAGAACAACTACTGCAAGGCTTGCAACTCCGTGATCCACACTAACCACGCCGAACCCCACATAGCCGTGAGGCACCAAGACATAATACAGAAGACCGCCCTAGAGGTTGAGAGGAAGCTCAAGGAGGCCATAAAGGCGAAGAAGCAAGTGGTCCGCGCTTGAGGAACACCCCGGTCTTTTCTCGCTCACACCCCAGTTTCACTTCCCTCCTCGCGCTCATTCCTCGCCCCGGACCTAAGGTGAAGAGGGGGCAGAAGTGACCTATACCGTAGTGGCGCGCAAGGGGGCGGAGTTGGCCTCCCTAACGGTTTCCCCCTCCCCCGGAGTGGGGAGGAGGGCCGTCTGGTGGGGCCCCAAGGGGGTGGTAGTGGTCCAAGGCTACTCCTCAAGGGAGCTCGCGAAGGCCGCCTACGAGAGGATAGACGACCCCGAGGAGGCGTTGGAGGTCGTGCTTAACGACCCCCTGGCGGGCTACCGCCAAGCGATAGTGGTGCCCCGGGAAGGTGAGGTGCAGAGCTTCACCGGGGTAGGTACCTTGCCGGCCAAGGGTTTCGTCAAGAGGAGGTTGGGGGAGTTGGAGCTTTATTGCATAGGCAACGGCCTCGCGAACGCAAAGGTCTTGACCTCCTCTTGCTCCACGAGCTCTAACGACGTACTCAAGGCGGTCTTCGAAGTCGCTCGGGTGGCGGAAGCTTACGGGGGCAACCGGCCCGGCTCCAAGAGCGCCGCGCTGGTTTACCTAGGCAATTTTAGCTTCTTCGAGGAGGTGCTTAAGTCCGAGTCCCCGGTCCACCGCTTGTGGGCGGAGCTGGTGGCTCCCACGCCCCTTTATTAGTCCCGAGGGGGCCCTACAACGCATCGGGTGGTCCAGCGGTGAGGAGAGGAATGACGGACCTAGCTATAATAGCGTTCGCGGTGGCGACCGCTACCTTCATGTTGTCCATGATAATGATAGGAGCAATGAACGCCCACATGAATCAGATGGAGAAGCAAGTGGAAGTCCTAAGCAAGAACTTGGACGCGATGAAGGTTCAAGTACAAGCGCTGAGGGCCCAGCTGGAGCAGCTGATAAAGTACAGCCCTCTCTACAACGGGTAAGGTTTTAACTGGTTACATAGTGGTCTTTTTCTGGACGGGAGCATGAGTTTCTTCTTCTCCTTCATAAAGAAGGAGATTGAGGCCACCATAAAGGAAGCCGTGCTCCCCTTGGGGGAGTTGGAAAAGATCTACTCTTTTAAGGATGCTCAAGACTTAGACTCCAAAGCCTTGGCGATCGCTAAGGCCCTCGGCGTGGACGACGAGGAAGACTTGATTAACGCTATAAAGAGGGCTCTCAGCGGAAAAGGGCGTTGAAGAGGCTCTTGGGCTACGTCTCCTCGACCGCTTGCGAGGACTCATTGAAGTTGCACATAATATTTGAAGGCCCGCTGAAGGAGAAGCTCGCGAAGAAGGGCGTCGAAGTAGTGGACGCCTCAATAGACGCCATGGCCTTCGCGGACGTGCTCAGGAGCAAGGAACCAGAAGAGGTCTTGCTCGTAGGAGTTAAGAAGAGGGGGAGGGCGCCGGGATTTTACTTGTGGAGGCCGGAGGAGCTGAAGGTCGAGGACACTTACGCCCTCTCCAAGCTCGCCCAAGCCACCCTGACGGGCTGGCTCGACGTGGACGCGCTGATAGACGGCCTCCGGGTGTTCGCCCCCGAGTACGTAAGTAGGATAAGGGTGCTCGAGTGCGAGCCCCCTTGCGGGGACTGGGAGAGGGCTTTGGAGGAGGTGTTGGAATGAGGCGCGCGCTGGTCCTAGGGCTGGGGAACCGGAACCTCGGGGACGACGCCGTGGGCAGCTGCCTAGCCGAAGCCTTGGCGGCGAGGGCCCCGGAGGGGGTGGAAGTGAAGGACGGGGACGACATGGGCTTGGGCCTCTTGGGCTTCCTCGAGGGCTACGATTTGGTAATATTCGTGGACGCATCTCCGGACGTAGAGGACGTGGAGGCCTTCCTCATAGAGGCGGAAAAGGCGGAGTTGGAGGAAGCGAGGGAGATGGTCCAAGACAGCCACAAGGCCGGGCCCGTTGCGCTGGCGGTCCTAGCTAAGAAGTCCGGCCTATTTCAAGGGAAGGCTTACTTCGTCGCCTTCAAGCCCGAGAGCTTGTGCTTTATGTGTAAGCCCTCCGAGGCCAGCTTGGAGAGGGCCCTGAAGGCGGCCGAACTCGTTAACAAACTGTTACAGAAGGAAGGCTTCCCCCAGTTCGACTTGGAGGGGCTTCGGCTCGACCTAATTAGGACGTGTGAGAAGTCCTCTGTCGAGGCGTCTTGGGCCGTTTGACGAAGGTCGTTTTGGACGCGGTGAAACCGATAAAGGGACCCAGTATAGTGGACGTCTCCAAAGAATTAGCCGACGCCGGGGGAGTGGGGAAGGTCATCATAAGGGTGGACGAGGTGGACGTGGGAAGCATAACTATGACCATAACTATAGAGGGTAACGACATAGACTTCGACAAGGTAGTAGACGTCCTCGAGAGGTTAGGGGTGGTGATCCACTCGATAGACGAGGCCGAGGCCGAGCCATGAGGTGTGCAGTCTGCGGAAAGAGGGTCGTGGCCAAGGACTACTCCGGGAGGCCGCTCTGCGAGGAACACTTCTTACAGAGCGTGGTGGAGAGGGCAGAGAAGGAGCTGGAGGGGGTAAACTCTAAGATTTTGCTCGCGGTCTCCGGCGGGAAGGACTCGTTAGTACTCATGGACGTGGTCGCCCAGCTGCGGGACCCGAAGGACTTGGTGGCGGCCACCGTGGTGGAAGGGGCCCCAGGAGGGTACAGAGTTAAGGAAGCTCAAGTCGCCAAAAGGTTCGCAGAAAAGCTCGGAATAAAACACATTACAATTACGTTTAAGGAGCTGTTCGGGAAGAGCTTAGAGGAGATGGTTGCCAAAGGGAAGCTCAGTCCTTGCACTTACTGCGGCGTCTTCCGCAGGAGGGCGCTGGAGGTCCTCGCTAGGAGGTTGGGCGCCGTGGTGGCGACCGGCCACACCTTGGACGACGAGGCCCACACGGCCCTCTTGAATTTGTTGAGGGGCTCTTGGGACGACCTCTTGAGGCTGAACGCCAAGAGCAGGATAAAACCGCTAAGAAAGGTCTACGAGAGGGAGGTGTCTATATACGCGTACATAAAGAAGTTCCCCTTCCAGAGCGAGGAGTGTCCGTACATAGTTAGGAGGCCCTCCCTGAGGGGGAGGCTGAGGGAGGAGCTCTTCGAGTACGAGAGGGAGAGGCCGGGGACGCTCTTCAAGTGGAGGGAGAGGTTCGAGGGGCTCGGGGAGCCGAAGAGGCGCTTCAAGCTCTGCGAGCGCTGCGGCTTCCCGACCTCCCCGAACCGGAGGGTCTGCAAGGTCTGCGAGCTGGCAGAGGAGGTGGGGGCCTCAGTGCCCAGACTCGAGGAGCATCTCCAAGTAGGTCTTCTCGACGACCTCGGCGTCCGGGAATAGGGACGCAAGCTCCTTGAGCTCCTCCGGCCCGGCCCCCTCCGACTCTATCTCTACGAAGTAGCCGAGGCCCTCCACGTAGTCCAGAGTTATTGTGGCGCCCTTCGCCTTCCAGTACTCCCTCTTTTTCCTGACCACTGCGACGGGCTTCAAGCAGAGCTTTTCTAAGAAGGCCTTTAGTTTCTCGCAGCTGCCCACTTCGGTCTCTATCTCCTCCCTCCCCTTAACGCCCTCGACGACCTTCTTGGGGCCCTTGTAGGTCAAGAAGCAACGGTCGCCCCTCCTCCTAAGCCTGACCGCCTCGTCCGTCTCGGCGAAGTTCCTACAACACCCCCCAACGCAGTCGAAGTTGAAGTAGACGTCCTCCTCTTCCGCCTCGCCCGCGAACTGGGCGAGGCCCTTGATCACCTCTCTGGCCCTTTCGGGGTCCCTAACGCGGAGCTTGACCTCGAGCTCCAAGCCTACCGCCGCCCCACCTTCATCCTTTATAATTTAGCCCTTTGCGCGCGGAGGGGGTGAGAGAGGAGTGGCCTCTGAGAGCTCTGTGGCCAGGCCGCCCGTGTGTAGCAGCTGCGGGAGGTTGGTGGTCCCCCTCGAGAAGGAAGTAGGGGTCCACTTCCGGTGCCCCAACTGCGGGGAAGTGATCATCTGGCGCTGTCCCAAGTGTAGGAAGCAGAGCAAACCCTATAGGTGCCCCCGCTGCGGCTTCGAAGGACCTTAAGAGGTGGTCGCGATGGTGAAAGTATTAGTCGTAGCTAAGGTCTACCCGGACAGCGTGGAGAGGAACTTGGAAGAGATGGTAGAAAACATAAAGAAGAGCTTGCCGGAGGGGTACGAGCTCCTCCAGTACCAGAAGGTCCC containing:
- a CDS encoding ABC-ATPase domain-containing protein; translation: MRARLGSAVDVEKILAKIDGRGYKAYKELKGVRFSVGRLAFEVARVQGDPFAPPSVVRAEAPARCDLPLPAEDYFLRKLYASLRAYSSKMGEGKSGLLAVPKPSNAILRRSSVKCFGNKIAFRIWVGLPSRGRRVLADRASELLLRKLPKAVEEALSRDEDLERWNKVWKVQQEIRKKMAEKGLIAFVADGSVLPRRCGDCEEPLEGAVPFESPPSLRVEIETNEGPISGMGVRKGITSVTGPAFHGKTTLIEALAKGVWDHIPGDGREFVLSDKNMFYVRSEDGRRVAGVDVSTFIKLEGSERFSTDDASGATSAAASFQEAVEAGSRALIIDEDYTATNFLHFDERLNEIYDIKTVETLSEKLESLKEFGLSLVLVSGGSAPVVARSDTVIYMKNYKPHDVTERAKRIEVRAPPSEYSPPRARELRRPGAEKVKVRGPWLESKSWKSPVKTEANVHLEEEGQLNFLAKLLERPFSGKLRDLRVPDPWDACAGPECSEVRALDLAFVINRAPDLEAVSWEAMTTLGRQRAPRE
- a CDS encoding Lrp/AsnC family transcriptional regulator translates to MRGHKDLDELDYKILSLLMENARKGVREIARELNVSPATVHNRLKKMLSKGIIKGFVPLMDFSVLGYQVTAIIMLSVEGSKLKELEEELKNIKNVIAIYDITGDYDVLLIAKFKDVKALDFFVKDLLERKEIKKSVTHIAFNVVKEDFRVPL
- the pyrE gene encoding orotate phosphoribosyltransferase, with the translated sequence MRLKNYMEAFTIASFAELPWTGSTLDAEALLEAAQDPMAVLNFGRCYIKSYLARRIQECGLVKRGTFILSSGKRSDVYVDMRKLWSFPKLARLAALLMSALIRSKVEYATIVGVATGGIPLAAHLSVTLGWPMGYARPKRKEHGQMRLVEGVEPGQKVVVVDDVTTTGGSLAKTIDALRDFGAEPVLAAALLDREEGSVEEIEKRGVEFIRLLTLNQVLRGLRCE
- a CDS encoding methylenetetrahydrofolate reductase C-terminal domain-containing protein, translating into MRVICPKKMLNGPCGGVRGELCEVDDFKCPFVEAFRNLRSSEYLKPLLDPGFKVGCEVVEVEPSPYVKKLEDFAVSAEVEPWGPEELERASKWRVDALNVTDNPLGLPHLDSVWASAALASKGKEVIAQLTCRGRTREALASSLLALDASGVNNVLALTGDWAPNAAFDLDAVRLVCLVQALRKGVDWEGRKTRRVRLSVGVASNPYFSYEEKRLLRKAHAGAQFAQTQPVFKKELLYKIKKYPLPTVPSLLLTTSRKVVRALMERGVDAKEFYEELVKAKREGKADELVLKKSLEMYEEAYSSELPGVHLMAPGRPDLLERFLELLRL
- a CDS encoding CBS domain-containing protein, yielding MEWRPRHYIKVTDYASKSVIKVLPADSLLDAANLMIRFKIRHLPVTDTEGRVIGLIGIRDVADALLKKGRERLEEEKVVDWMNDQPVKVSEDVSLHKAVELMLETGVGSIVITDDMDVIKGILSEKDVVKFLSVVPSIEAVANVASPISTYVLAGSSVREVLELMMELWSKHLVMSREGKVVGVISMLDLVKKALEDGLSAPADDAVKRTEVLPPEAPISLAAAIMVSKNKEALLVGRKEPDSIVTEKNMVRGALEVLSKL
- a CDS encoding DUF1028 domain-containing protein — encoded protein: MTYTVVARKGAELASLTVSPSPGVGRRAVWWGPKGVVVVQGYSSRELAKAAYERIDDPEEALEVVLNDPLAGYRQAIVVPREGEVQSFTGVGTLPAKGFVKRRLGELELYCIGNGLANAKVLTSSCSTSSNDVLKAVFEVARVAEAYGGNRPGSKSAALVYLGNFSFFEEVLKSESPVHRLWAELVAPTPLY
- a CDS encoding hydrogenase maturation protease gives rise to the protein MRRALVLGLGNRNLGDDAVGSCLAEALAARAPEGVEVKDGDDMGLGLLGFLEGYDLVIFVDASPDVEDVEAFLIEAEKAELEEAREMVQDSHKAGPVALAVLAKKSGLFQGKAYFVAFKPESLCFMCKPSEASLERALKAAELVNKLLQKEGFPQFDLEGLRLDLIRTCEKSSVEASWAV
- a CDS encoding DUF211 domain-containing protein, producing the protein MTKVVLDAVKPIKGPSIVDVSKELADAGGVGKVIIRVDEVDVGSITMTITIEGNDIDFDKVVDVLERLGVVIHSIDEAEAEP
- a CDS encoding TIGR00269 family protein, with the translated sequence MRCAVCGKRVVAKDYSGRPLCEEHFLQSVVERAEKELEGVNSKILLAVSGGKDSLVLMDVVAQLRDPKDLVAATVVEGAPGGYRVKEAQVAKRFAEKLGIKHITITFKELFGKSLEEMVAKGKLSPCTYCGVFRRRALEVLARRLGAVVATGHTLDDEAHTALLNLLRGSWDDLLRLNAKSRIKPLRKVYEREVSIYAYIKKFPFQSEECPYIVRRPSLRGRLREELFEYERERPGTLFKWRERFEGLGEPKRRFKLCERCGFPTSPNRRVCKVCELAEEVGASVPRLEEHLQVGLLDDLGVRE
- the cyaB gene encoding class IV adenylate cyclase, coding for MELEVKLRVRDPERAREVIKGLAQFAGEAEEEDVYFNFDCVGGCCRNFAETDEAVRLRRRGDRCFLTYKGPKKVVEGVKGREEIETEVGSCEKLKAFLEKLCLKPVAVVRKKREYWKAKGATITLDYVEGLGYFVEIESEGAGPEELKELASLFPDAEVVEKTYLEMLLESGH
- a CDS encoding zinc finger domain-containing protein — its product is MASESSVARPPVCSSCGRLVVPLEKEVGVHFRCPNCGEVIIWRCPKCRKQSKPYRCPRCGFEGP